A single Orcinus orca chromosome 2, mOrcOrc1.1, whole genome shotgun sequence DNA region contains:
- the LOC101275939 gene encoding non-secretory ribonuclease, with translation MVPRQQNAQLPLFLLLGLLGMVISVHAQLTPAQWFQIQHLNMAHRRCDDAMRVVNGYRRACKGENTFLHTTFAAVARVCHTTNVTCRGRPHETNCHRSPHPVPVTYCNLTRKEKDYRNCRYRQISNRKIYIIACRNRLPQDDARYPLVPVHLDGII, from the coding sequence ATGGTTCCAAGACAGCAGAATGCCCAGCTTCCTCTCTTTTTGCTGCTGGGGCTCTTGGGAATGGTGATCTCAGTCCACGCCCAATTAACGCCGGCTCAGTGGTTTCAGATTCAGCACCTAAATATGGCCCACCGTCGATGCGATGATGCAATGCGGGTGGTTAACGGTTACAGAAGGGCATGCAAAGGTGAAAATACTTTTCTCCACACAACGTTTGCTGCCGTAGCTCGTGTTTGTCACACCACAAATGTAACCTGCCGCGGTAGACCACACGAGACGAATTGTCATAGAAGCCCACATCCAGTGCCTGTAACCTACTGCAAcctcacaagaaaggaaaaagattatAGGAACTGCCGTTATAGACAGATAAGTAATCGGAAGATCTACATCATTGCGTGTAGAAACAGATTACCACAGGACGATGCCAGGTACCCCCTGGTTCCAGTTCACTTGGATGGCATCATCTAA